The genomic DNA TGCCCAGAATGGTGCCCGGCACCGTGAGAGCACAAAAAGCTCTCCATCCTCATTGTCCAGGCAGGTATGGGGGCGGCAGGGAGGGGACAGAGGTAGGAAATATCAAGCCAGGCCCGGGCAGGACTTGGCTCTGAGTTCATGGTTCCCGCTCGGTCGGCCCTCTACTCCCTCTGCCTGAGGCCGGTGTGCATGTGGTCGCCATGGTTACAGGCACCAGCCTGGAGAAATAGGGTCCCCAGCGCCTGCTGTCCCCCATGGGAGCCAGCTGCCCCCTCTTCAGCCGAGAACAAAGCAACGAGCATCACCATGCACTAGACGCTGGGGTGTAGGGGATGGAGACCGTGCCTCCCCATCCACAGGGGCATCATAATCTAGGTAGGGCCAGAGAGCAGGGAGAGGGCCACAAACCTAGAAATCAATACATAAGCAAAACCTGCTGAGTGCCATGTCCCAGTGGCAGTGGTCAGGGAGGTGTCACGGCCACTGTGCACGGTGCCTCACTGCCTCAGTCCCCAGTGGCCATGAACCCCAGCTGCCCACGGCTGGCAGCTCTCCCATTTCCTAGAGACCCGTCCTTGGGGGAAAGGGATTTTCTTCCCCCAGAAGGTGACTCCCACCCCAGGAGTGGGGCAGCAGTGGCCAGCAGCCCGCTGTCCCAGATGGGACCAGTGCTGGGGCAGCCACACTCCTGCGCCCTGGTGTGACGGGCCCCAGCTGGTCACGGCTGTGCCCCCGCCTTGCCTGGTTGACACCTGCTTGGCCCCTCTCTCCCATTCCCCTGGGAGGACTCCACCGATAAACTGGTTTCACAAGCCATCCCCAGTCCCTGATCAAGATGGGAGGAGGCCAGGCCGGGGACCCACGGGTGGTCTCAGCCACCCCGGCACCTTCATGGAGGGCTGGGAGGCACAGGCCCCAGGGTTTGCTCCAGTCTTGATTTTTAGCATGTGGCCTTTTTGTGTGCTCTTCCTAGAGCcactgtaaaaaaacaaaaacaaaacaaaacaaaaaaacaacaaaaaaaacctgccacAAACTGGGGGGTTTGAGACAATAGAACTCTATTctcacacagttctggaggccagagttcCAATCCAGGTGTGGCAGGGCCACACCGCTTCAGAGGGCCCCAGGGAAGGCTCCTTCCCGCCTCTCTGGCTCCTGGTGGCTCCAggtgctccttggcttgtggttGCGCCCCTGCCATCCCTGCCTCCACATTGTCCCTGTGCATCCGCATccgctttttatttttattttttaaacagaatctcgctccattgcccaggctggagtgcaatggtgcgatctcatcacactgcaacctctgcctcctgggctcaggcgattctcctgcctcagcctccctagtagctgggattacaggtgtgagccaccacgcctggctaatttttgtatttttagtagagacggggtttcactgtgttggccaggctagtctcgaactcctgacctcagatgatccacccaccttggcctcccagaggattataggcgtgacacCGCCTCCATCCTGTGTCCACTCTTGTAGGGACACCAGTCATTGACTTTAGGGCCCACCCTCCTCCGAGATGACCTCATCTCAGGAGCCTCAATTCCATCTGCAAAGGCCCTATTCCAAATAAGATCCCATTCACAGGGTCTGTGTGGACATGGGGTTTTGGGGGGACCCTATTTGACCCACACTGCCCTTGTCCTTGGGAAGCTACCTCTGGCTGTGTTTTTGGTGTCCATGCCTTGACCCTCGCTGCTTCTCTCAAGGACCTCTGTGGGTCCATCTCGTCCTGGCCACACTGGGCCATGCCCCATCTCCCAGGGAGAGGGTCTGCatgtttgagaccagactgtGACCTCCCTTGGGTCCCTGCCTCTACCCCAGGCACCTCCAGCCCTCCCCATTTTGACACAGGCAGACAGAGCCAGGGGCAAACCCAGGACCTGCCCAGCCAGCGGCCTGAGTGGCTCTGAGGAGAGCAGAGCCATTGATGGGGCCATCTTGGGGGCCTTTACTTTGAGGGCCTCTGCACACAGCATGCAGTGGTCatttggggctggggctggggctggcctgCCGGCTGAAACCTCACCCATAGCCTGCATCCCCCTAGGGCAGCCTGTGCAGGGTGCTTGCTGAGACCGTGAGCGTGTTCTGGATCTGCCCCAGCCAGTGCGACAGCTGCCAGTGTGTAGCGGGTGTGACTGAGGAATGTAACGAGGACTGCTGAATTGTAATGAATTTAAGTTGAACAGCCCCATGCGGCTAGTGGCCTCTGTATTACAAGCCCTAGAACAGGGTCCCAGGGTGGCCTGCATGCCAGGGGGAGGCAGGGCTGCGGGCGTGTGGGTGTCCTGGGTGCTGTTTGTGGCTGTGTGGCCCCGGTGCCCAATGTGGGGGGCGCCAGGACCTGTGGGCCCTGGGGCCACAGTGAACTCGGCTTCACCCCTCAGATCACGTCCCAGGTGGCACTGCAcagggaagccctccctgattACCTGGTGGTCAAACCCTTCTCGTGCCCTCATCACCCTGACGATCACAGCCCTCCCGACAGTTGGCATCTTAGTCCATTGGTGGGGCGTTGGTGAGAGTAGTAGGGGATTCAGGCGGCAATCTCTGATGAGGTGAGGAGACCCTCTCTGTTTACCACTGTAGCAGCAGTTCAGAGCGCAGTGCCGGCACACAGTAGGTGCGCAGTGAGTGAGCTGAATGGAAGACGTTCTGCCATGGCCGCGAGCATCTCTTCGAATCTACACTCATGCTTTCTCCAAAGCTATGCTATTCATATGCTCTGGGTCTATGATTCATAACCTCAGTGATGAACAAGCTATCTGAAAAATAGGCAGGTTATTTAAAGCCCTGCCCTTCACCTCCCTGAGCCCTTGATGCGGGCACGTGTAGTTCCAGCACAGGTCCTAGGGAGTGGCCTTGCCAGGCCCCCTGTTATCCCAGCATAGGCTGGTCAGGCGGGGGGATGCCTCGTAACAAACATCCCCAATCTCAATGGCATCGAAGAGCAAGGGCTTCTTTCTGGCTCTTACTATGTGTTCCTCACGGGTTGGCCGTGACTTGAGTGTCACAGCAACACCTCAAGGAGAACATCTAGGGCTGCCTTAAAAGGCTttaggggccaggcgtggtggctcacacctgagttccagctctttgggaggccaaggtaaggaggatcacttgagcccaggaatttgagatcagcctgggcaacatagtgagatcctgtctctgcaaaaactgttttttaaattggctggggcatggtggcatgcacctgtagtgccagctgtgtgggaggctgaggtgggaggatcgcctgagcccaggaggtcaaggctgcagtgagccgtgattgtaccactgcactcgcacttgggtgacagaaagagaccctgtctcaaaaaaaaaaaggctttagaaGCAGAGCCTCCTGGCCCTGCCCTAAGTGAAACTTCTACCTCAAGACACTCGCTTTGCTGGGCTGGCCCAGAAGGACCCCCACGTGTAGATGGACAGGGTTTTCTTGGGTAGGTGGAAGAGGGGAAAGGCCTGTGAGGCTGAGTCTGGCAGGGAACAGTTCAGGAGGGAAGAGTAGGGTAGGGGAGGGCAGAAGTGTCACCGCGTTGGCATGAGGAGAGGCAGCAGAGGCCAGAGGTCTGTGTTTTCAGAATCAGTTTGGGGCTGAACCAGCGGCTgagctggggggagggggaggtgggccACAGGATGGGGTTGGGGTTCTCAGGCCACTTCCTGTGAGGAGCAGGATGGGGTAGGGGTTCCTAGGCCCCTTCCTGTGAGGAGCAGAATGGGGTAGGGGTTCTTAGGCCACTTCCTGTGAGGagcaggatggggtgggggtcCCTAGGCCACTTCCTGTGAGGAGCATTGGGCAGGGCCATGGCCCTGATGGTCTTTGCTTCCACAGGGAGTGGAATTTTGGGACAGACTTTAAAACAGACTGGAGAAGGAACTTCCCAGCGTGGAGCTGTGGGGTGGATTTGGGAGGGGAACAGAGAGCGCGTTCTTTGTGTCTGTCTGAAGGGGCTCTTTCTGAAGGGACTGTGGGTGGCTTCTTTTCCCATGGAACTCTCTTTCCCCACCTTGCCAAGATTCTCCCCGCTGCAAGTGACAGAAAGGCAGCACAAATGGTCTGAAGCCTCCCTCAAAATGGATTTGCTGGTGCTCACAACTGAGGGACAGTTTCAGGTGTGGCTTGATCCAGGCATTTGAACAATGTTGGAAAGACTTGATATTTCACCGTCTTTGACTCCTGCTCTCCTCAGTGTAGCTCCATTTCCACATGGTTTCCAAACCCCCGCCCCACATTCTTAGCCCCCACAGGGGGGCTGTCTCCACAGCTCTGGAGGAGAACCTGGGTAGCTCTCATTGGCCCAGTGTGGGTTACACGCCCATGTCCAATCCAGTCCTTGTCTTCAGGGAGATGTGGTGCCATTTCTAGGCCCGCCCTGCTCTCCTGCAGACATCTGCCATTCTGATCGGCTTCCTGTGCCCCTCTGCAGGCCTGGCCAGCTCCCATCTGTGTGTCCCTCCCTGGCAGGTGTGCCACAGACACAGATGTGGTGGGGTCTCTACCCCTCTGGAGGTTACCTGAGCCTTGGGTGGCATCAAGAAGGGCTCGGAACCCTTTCTCCAGGCCGAGTATGGTTTCAGCCCGGCAAAGAGCACAGAGGGATCCCAGTTCTCCAGGGCTCTGAGCTGGGCTCCGGGGTGGGTGTGgcctggaggttgcagtgagaggccGTGACCACACCCGTTGTTGAGATCTGGGAGCTGGGGGCCAGGCTGGTGGTGGGGACTGGGCAGACCCCTGAATGCCTGGATCCCACGGAGGAGCTCTGGGGTGGGCTTCCTGATGGGCCCCACGAAACAGCTTCCAGACCAAGCCAGGGCCAGAGGGTGTCAGGTGATCCTATGTGCCCAGCAGGGAGCTGAGGCCACTGCGACAAGGGGCTGCATAACCTTGTGTCCCTGGCTCTCCCCACAGCCCTCCTCCCAACTCCCGAATCCCCCGGCGCCGGAGATGAGGCCCCGCATGCTGCCGGTGTTCTTTGGGGAGAGCATCAAGGTGAACCCGGAACCCACGCATGAGATCCGGTGAGTGGGCCGCTGGGCTCTGTgtgggaggagggggtggggggttgggTGCTGGTCCTGACTCTCttgtgggatgggggtggggactAGGCCAGTCTGGGGGCTCAGGAGGCTCTCTACCCTTGAGGCGGCCCCTCTGGGTGCTGCCTTCTGGGGATGGCCATGTCTTAGCCAGAGACAAAACTGATTTTAAGAGACTCTGACCCCAAGGGACCCCCTGTATCCACCCcatgcccccaccccaggcctatTCAGCCATTTCCCATATCCCCATTTACCGTCTGCTCCAACAGGCTTTTACTTTAAATCCAACCTctcagaaaaattggaaaatatataaacataaccACTTGTGCACCCTaactctccctcccttctcctgccagactttttttttttttttttaagatgggctctcactgtgtcacctaggctgaagtgcagtggtgggatcatggctcactgcaccctcaacctcctgggcttaagcaatcctcctaactcagcctcctgagtagctgagactacaggtgtgcacccccatgcccggctaatttttgtatttttttgcagagatggggtctcactatgttgcccaggctggtctccagctcctgggctcaagtgatcctcctgcctcagcctcctaaaatgctgggattacaggtgcgaatcactgcgcccagcccctgcCAGATTGTTAGGTATTCACAACCAAACCATTCAGGCAACTCAGGCccccttttcactctgttgtccaagaGTTAGGGGACACTCAGCTGCTCCATGTTCTTTGTGACTGTAACTTAGGTTCTTGAGGCCACCCCTGAGCTACTGGACTGTAAGTGTACTGGGTGCCCTCCCAGGCACATGACATCTTAGGTGGCATGTGAATTGAATTAAGGCACCCCTGCTTGGGAACATCCCACGTCAATTTGCCCTCTTCTGAAGCTGCTGGGGCTCAGGCTTCCTGAAGGTGGACTGTGGGATCTGTGATTTTTCCCACATATCTATGGGGCTCTCTCCATCCGCTTGTCCCTGTCGAGTGGGGCCAGCCAAGCATCTGAGACCTActgcctcctgcccctgccagccATGCAATGGTCCCAGGAGACAAACGGGTCCACTTCTAAATTATCTTTCAATCCGCAAACAGCCTTCACGGcctagtttttaaaatgcaagcCAAGACTCGATCATCGGAAGCCCAGCAAGGGTGGAGGACGGACGGCTTGGCCCTCAGGACCTCTGATCCCGTCACAAGTCTTTTGTGATCACCTTCGGGGATTCGATGGCGAGGATTCGCTCCCTCCCAGAGCTTGCAGTTTGATTTCCTAAAGCTCTGGACGTGGAACTGGGGGATGCTAGTCAGTGACTCCTCCAGGGCTGCTGAAGGGACtttttggtattttgatataatttcaaactcTTTGAAAGGTTGCATGTGCGTCTCAAACAGATTCACGGGTTGTTTATATCTTGCCCTATTTGAGGGGAGATTGGTGACGTCCTGCCCTTTAGCCCCCAGATACTTCAGTGTGTCTCCCAAGAACAGGGACATCCTCTTCCGTGACGGCAGCATAGTTGTCAACATCAGGGAAGTGCACACGGTGATGCCAGCACCTAACCCACACGACACGGCTCCGTTTCACCCGTCGTCCCGATAGGGTCCTTTCCCGGCTTACTTTTCTCCCCAGTTCAGGATCCAGTCGAGGTCCTTCACTGCGGTTAGCTGTCTTGCCTCTTCAGGCTCTGTGAAGCCAGGACAGTCCCTCAGTCCTTCTTTGACCTTCTTGACCTTGACATTTCAGAGCAACACACACCAGTTAGGCTTCAGAGCGTCTGCCCAGGGCCCTTTCGTGTCCATGCTGTGGGCAGGGAATCGGGCTGCTCCCCATCCTGGGCTCACTCCGCTTCCCTCCTGTCCTTTCCAGCTGCAACTCCGAGGTCAAGTACGCCTCAGAGAAGCATTTCCAGGACAAGGTCTTCTATGTGCCCGTGCCCACCGTCACAGCCTACAGCGAGACCATCGTGGCGGCACCCAACTGCACGTGGCGCAACTACCGCAGCCAGCTGACCCTGGAGCCACGCCCGCGCGCCCTGCGTTTCCGCAGCACCACCATCATCTTCCCCAAGCATGCCAGGAGCACTTTCCGGACCAccttgcactgcagcctgggccggCCCAGCTGCTGGTTCACCGCCAGCgtgcagctgcagctgtgccaggaccctgcccccagcctcctgggcCCTGCCACGCTCTGATGGGGCTAGGGCCGGCCCGGGGTGCTGGAGGAGCCGGGAGCCCTGGGGAGGAGCCGGGAGGACGGACAGGATGAGCTCGGCCTGGCACTCTGgtaggaggcaggcagggaggctgCCAGGCCAAGGACCCATGTGGAAGGAGGTGGCTCTCGGCTGCCTGCCCTGACCTACAGGCTAGGTGGTGGTCTCCTTGTTTTGGTGTCCAGGACTCAATAaaagcatctattttttttagCACTTAAGCTGGCAAGGCAGTAGGGGCACACACTGTTAGGTGGTGGCCCCCTTCAGGGTCAGGGGAGAAGAATGTGTCCATAGCGTGCCCCTGAAGCAGAGAACAGTCCAGAGCAGTGCGAGGACAGAGGCGTCCCAGCCTCAGCTGGCGGGAGTGGCTGCCGCTCCCTGAGAGCCCTGCCGCCCCATGTGTTCCGTGCTGGTGGCCAAGGCCGTGTGTGAGGGAAGAGGGGTGCCTCTCTTCCCTGCTGCTGGCCTGGGGTGTTTCCAAAACAGGCTTTCGCACACGTGCAGGTTGCACCAAGAGGTCTGAAGGCCACCTCTGGCGGCTGGCTGAGCCACCTCTGGCGGACGCTGAGCCACCCCTGGCGGACGTTGAGCCAGGAGGTTGGACAAAGGCCGGATGCTGATGCCAGGGCTGGAGTTGGTTATATTGGGGGCGGGGAAGGCCTAGAAATACTTTGAGCCATGGCCTTGCCAGTGTCCCATGCCCTCCAGTATTGAAGATTTGGGGCACTGCCTGTCAAAATGGAAAGA from Papio anubis isolate 15944 chromosome 9, Panubis1.0, whole genome shotgun sequence includes the following:
- the RFLNA gene encoding refilin-A encodes the protein MVGHLHLQGMEDSLKEQGREGLLDSPDSGLPPSPSPSPPFYSLAPGILDARAGGAGASSEPPGPSEARAPSSQLPNPPAPEMRPRMLPVFFGESIKVNPEPTHEIRCNSEVKYASEKHFQDKVFYVPVPTVTAYSETIVAAPNCTWRNYRSQLTLEPRPRALRFRSTTIIFPKHARSTFRTTLHCSLGRPSCWFTASVQLQLCQDPAPSLLGPATL